Proteins from a genomic interval of Lacticaseibacillus pabuli:
- a CDS encoding sucrose-specific PTS transporter subunit IIBC gives MDFKQAAERILKDMGTDNIAAAAHCATRLRLVVKDESKIDQKALDDDPAVKGTFRINGQYQIIIGPGDVDKVYANLIQQTGLKEVTPDDLKEVAANGKKTNPFMALIKVLSDIFVPLIPALVAGGLLMALNNVLVSGGLFGPKSLVQMYPGIKGLADMINTFASAPFAFLPILLGFSATRRFGGNAYLGATMGMIMVMPSLINGYAVSAALTAHTMTYWNIFGWHIAQAGYQGQVLPVLAVAFILANVEKWLHKRMPATLDFIFTPMLSIIFVAFITFAFVGPVLRIVGNGLTDGIVYLYGASGVVGSTIFGLVYSPIVITGLHQSFPAIETQLLANIAKTGGDFFFPIASMANAAQGAACLAVFFLSRNAKEKGLASSAGLSALLGITEPAIFGVNLKRKFPFIAGMIGSAVGCFFVGLFGIRSSALGAAGLIGFISIPVKFYGGFFLALALSIVVAFSGAYVYGRRVMKSTDELEDKDPDVVARDLVNDGVVAAPVAGQLESIKKVNDQVFSTEMMGKGAAIIPSDGTITAPITGTLTVAYPTMHAYGLKGDNGEEVLIHLGIDTVKLNGTDFTTSVTQGQHVKVGDVLGTMDLDAIAKAGYDTTVMIVVTNTNSYASVNRVEGDVVKPGDPVVAVTKQTDTVPVAANL, from the coding sequence ATGGATTTCAAACAAGCCGCAGAACGCATCTTGAAAGACATGGGCACCGACAACATTGCCGCTGCCGCACACTGTGCCACGCGACTCCGTCTGGTCGTTAAAGACGAGTCGAAGATTGACCAGAAAGCTCTCGACGACGATCCCGCCGTTAAAGGGACTTTCCGCATTAACGGTCAGTACCAAATCATCATTGGCCCCGGTGATGTGGATAAGGTATATGCAAACCTGATTCAGCAGACCGGCCTCAAAGAAGTCACGCCTGATGACCTGAAAGAAGTCGCGGCAAATGGCAAGAAGACCAACCCCTTCATGGCGCTCATCAAAGTACTTTCTGATATTTTTGTTCCCCTTATTCCAGCGCTGGTTGCCGGTGGTCTCCTGATGGCCTTGAACAACGTCCTCGTTTCGGGCGGGCTGTTCGGACCAAAGTCACTCGTTCAAATGTACCCCGGCATCAAAGGGCTCGCGGACATGATCAACACCTTCGCCTCTGCCCCATTCGCCTTCCTGCCGATCCTGCTGGGCTTCTCGGCCACACGCAGATTCGGTGGTAACGCCTACCTGGGTGCCACGATGGGTATGATCATGGTCATGCCTTCCCTCATCAACGGCTACGCGGTTTCCGCCGCCTTGACCGCCCACACGATGACCTACTGGAACATCTTCGGTTGGCACATCGCCCAGGCTGGTTACCAAGGCCAAGTCCTGCCAGTTCTTGCAGTTGCCTTCATTTTGGCAAACGTTGAGAAATGGCTCCACAAACGGATGCCGGCAACGCTCGACTTCATCTTCACGCCAATGCTCAGCATCATCTTCGTTGCGTTCATCACCTTCGCCTTTGTTGGCCCAGTCCTGCGCATCGTTGGTAACGGCCTGACAGACGGGATCGTTTACCTCTACGGTGCATCTGGTGTCGTGGGTTCCACGATTTTCGGCCTGGTTTACTCGCCAATTGTTATTACCGGGCTGCACCAGAGCTTCCCAGCCATTGAAACGCAGCTTCTGGCGAACATTGCCAAGACGGGTGGCGACTTCTTCTTCCCAATCGCATCCATGGCCAACGCCGCTCAGGGTGCCGCATGTCTCGCGGTCTTCTTCCTCAGCCGCAACGCCAAGGAAAAGGGCCTGGCATCTTCCGCCGGTCTCTCTGCATTGCTCGGGATTACCGAACCCGCTATCTTCGGGGTTAACCTGAAGCGGAAGTTCCCCTTCATTGCCGGCATGATCGGTAGTGCGGTTGGTTGCTTCTTCGTCGGTCTCTTCGGCATCCGCTCCTCTGCTCTGGGCGCTGCCGGTCTGATTGGGTTCATCTCCATCCCCGTTAAATTCTACGGTGGTTTCTTCCTCGCTCTCGCGCTTAGCATCGTCGTTGCCTTCTCCGGCGCCTACGTTTACGGACGCCGCGTCATGAAGTCAACCGATGAGCTCGAAGACAAGGATCCCGATGTTGTTGCCCGCGACCTCGTCAACGATGGCGTCGTCGCAGCCCCAGTTGCTGGCCAGCTGGAGAGCATCAAGAAGGTTAACGACCAGGTCTTCTCCACCGAAATGATGGGGAAAGGTGCCGCGATTATTCCTTCTGATGGCACGATTACAGCTCCAATTACAGGTACCCTCACCGTCGCCTACCCAACCATGCACGCGTATGGTCTGAAGGGTGACAACGGCGAAGAAGTTCTGATTCACCTCGGTATCGACACCGTTAAACTGAACGGGACCGACTTCACGACCAGCGTCACGCAAGGTCAGCACGTTAAAGTCGGCGACGTTCTCGGCACGATGGATCTCGACGCTATCGCCAAGGCAGGTTATGATACCACGGTGATGATTGTTGTCACGAACACCAACAGTTACGCTAGCGTCAACCGGGTTGAGGGTGACGTCGTCAAGCCTGGCGACCCAGTTGTCGCGGTGACCAAGCAAACTGATACCGTCCCTGTCGCAGCAAATCTCTAG
- a CDS encoding ROK family protein, with product MKLGAIEAGGTKFVCAVGDEQFNVIERTAFPTKTPAETLAETVAFFKEHPVDAIGIGSFGPIDINPDSATYGYVTKTPKPGWQNADFLGYIQRELDVPTAWTTDVNEAAYGEAVAGATQGDDTSIYVTIGTGIGAGVVSHGGFYAGRTHTELGHLVMNRLPGDDLVSVCPFHDNCAEGLASGPAVNKRAGKPAVELAEDDPIWQTEANYIAQICVDLTVAFAPDKIILNGGVMHQQQLMPMVRDDFQTMFNNYQDLPAMTDYIVPAQLKDNSGIVGGFALAKDAL from the coding sequence ATGAAATTAGGCGCAATTGAAGCAGGTGGCACCAAGTTCGTCTGTGCAGTCGGCGATGAACAGTTCAACGTCATCGAACGGACGGCATTCCCAACTAAAACCCCTGCCGAAACGTTGGCGGAAACCGTTGCATTCTTCAAAGAACACCCCGTTGACGCAATCGGCATTGGCTCGTTTGGCCCGATCGATATCAACCCGGATTCCGCAACGTACGGCTATGTCACAAAAACGCCCAAGCCAGGTTGGCAAAACGCCGACTTCCTCGGCTACATCCAGCGCGAGCTCGATGTGCCGACCGCTTGGACAACTGATGTCAACGAGGCGGCTTATGGTGAAGCCGTTGCGGGCGCGACCCAAGGCGATGACACCAGCATCTACGTCACCATCGGCACTGGGATTGGCGCGGGCGTTGTGTCGCACGGCGGCTTCTACGCTGGTCGAACGCACACCGAACTTGGCCATCTCGTGATGAACCGGCTCCCCGGTGATGACCTGGTCAGTGTCTGCCCGTTCCACGACAATTGCGCTGAAGGATTGGCTTCCGGCCCCGCTGTGAACAAACGTGCCGGTAAGCCGGCTGTCGAGCTCGCAGAAGACGACCCGATTTGGCAAACTGAAGCGAACTACATCGCCCAGATTTGCGTCGACCTCACCGTCGCCTTTGCACCTGACAAGATCATCCTGAACGGTGGCGTCATGCACCAGCAGCAGCTCATGCCAATGGTGCGTGACGACTTCCAGACCATGTTCAACAACTACCAGGACCTCCCCGCGATGACTGACTACATCGTTCCTGCACAGTTGAAGGACAACTCCGGGATTGTTGGCGGGTTCGCACTTGCTAAAGACGCACTTTAA
- a CDS encoding SLAP domain-containing protein — protein MKLSHKLAAIAAAITMAGTFSLAMPAVTEAHAAAATPVNIISVGDAGQLAKYGKGKKSENYQMSFSGVLKTKVDAPVFNITDSITPTNQVAQKGGNFEISGIFNFKGMDFYRVGDNQFLPGKMVTLVKRGVAHVNYNKHYGIQIWTALHNPVLNKNGSAKKLKGQTNWNVYGAADIGGKLFYNLGGDQFISGDYVTFKK, from the coding sequence ATGAAATTAAGTCACAAATTAGCTGCTATTGCTGCGGCTATCACCATGGCAGGAACTTTCAGTCTCGCAATGCCTGCTGTCACTGAGGCACATGCTGCGGCCGCAACACCAGTCAACATTATCAGTGTTGGCGATGCAGGCCAGCTGGCAAAGTATGGCAAGGGTAAGAAGTCCGAGAACTATCAGATGAGCTTCTCAGGTGTCCTGAAGACAAAGGTTGACGCCCCTGTCTTCAACATCACTGACAGCATTACCCCAACCAATCAAGTTGCACAAAAGGGTGGCAACTTTGAAATCAGCGGTATCTTCAATTTTAAGGGCATGGATTTCTACAGAGTTGGTGACAATCAGTTCCTGCCTGGCAAGATGGTTACACTTGTTAAGCGCGGTGTTGCACACGTCAACTACAACAAACACTACGGTATCCAAATCTGGACAGCACTGCACAACCCCGTTCTGAACAAGAATGGTTCTGCCAAGAAGCTTAAGGGTCAGACCAACTGGAACGTTTATGGTGCGGCTGATATCGGCGGCAAACTTTTCTACAACCTTGGTGGCGATCAATTCATCAGTGGTGACTACGTAACGTTCAAGAAGTAA
- a CDS encoding helix-turn-helix transcriptional regulator: MESGKSNQRIISLFLSLLAHDKITLDDWHHIAGNQPSRSMRAFQRDIQTLNNALADHNSGYKICYREDHYELLGQDNVNGLTYATAIAQVLLASRAFNTEHIDKLLDFLTANFTAPTLQAFDAGIKSARGSYIPILGAHENIFELIKATTEAIAQHQVITFHYTPGYATKSKAYIGQPVAIYFETTYFYVALRIKSEDITKLFRLDRMQSIDYQAKGVALIDDDFSLREHREEVMLLKMGPRLEIQFDSTLPIDLVKDDFPSARISKQPSQMVNSEGKSVPAHRFTATTYERGALIWLLGQGRNVKVVSPLSLVATMRDEAQAIADMYKDQ, encoded by the coding sequence ATGGAATCCGGCAAAAGTAACCAGCGTATCATCTCTTTGTTTCTCAGTCTGCTCGCCCACGACAAAATCACACTCGACGACTGGCACCACATCGCAGGCAATCAGCCCAGCCGGTCCATGCGTGCGTTTCAGCGTGACATCCAGACGCTTAACAATGCGCTGGCAGATCATAACAGTGGCTATAAGATCTGCTACCGGGAAGATCACTACGAATTACTAGGCCAAGATAATGTGAATGGCTTAACCTACGCCACCGCTATCGCGCAGGTGCTATTGGCGTCGCGTGCATTCAACACCGAGCATATTGATAAACTGCTTGATTTTCTAACGGCCAACTTCACCGCGCCCACCCTGCAAGCCTTCGATGCGGGTATCAAGTCCGCACGTGGAAGCTACATCCCCATCCTAGGTGCGCACGAAAACATCTTCGAATTGATTAAGGCCACGACAGAGGCGATTGCGCAGCACCAAGTTATCACCTTTCACTACACTCCCGGCTACGCGACGAAATCAAAGGCATACATTGGCCAACCGGTTGCGATTTACTTTGAGACGACGTACTTCTATGTGGCGTTGCGCATCAAGAGTGAGGACATCACCAAGCTGTTCCGACTCGACCGCATGCAGTCGATTGATTACCAAGCTAAGGGTGTCGCCTTGATTGATGATGACTTCTCACTACGCGAACATCGTGAAGAAGTCATGCTGCTGAAGATGGGGCCACGTCTCGAAATTCAATTCGATTCCACCCTGCCGATTGACCTCGTGAAGGACGATTTTCCGAGCGCGCGTATCAGTAAGCAGCCTAGTCAAATGGTTAACTCAGAAGGCAAATCCGTGCCGGCACACCGTTTTACCGCAACGACTTACGAACGTGGTGCACTCATCTGGCTATTGGGTCAGGGCCGGAACGTTAAGGTGGTGTCCCCGCTCAGTCTCGTGGCTACCATGCGCGATGAGGCGCAAGCAATTGCGGATATGTATAAGGATCAATAG